Proteins encoded together in one Papaver somniferum cultivar HN1 unplaced genomic scaffold, ASM357369v1 unplaced-scaffold_21, whole genome shotgun sequence window:
- the LOC113339600 gene encoding uncharacterized protein LOC113339600, translated as MLFNTYNIRKSKATPIYPQSNGKDEITNKTIADNLKKKLDGEYGEWCEELYNVLWEYRTTRWGATGLSPFMLTYGTEAILPTEEMIPTTRTKAWRRNISTYLILAKLDDLEETREMALQKMENYQRRLQREYNKWVRPREFQLGKLVLKELPVMNEIRRVGSWRQDGADPTL; from the coding sequence atgttgtttAACACCTATAACATCCGCAAAAGCAAGGCTACGCCTATTTACCCGCAAAGTAATGGGAAAGacgagatcacaaacaaaaccatAGCCGACAACCTAAAGAAGAAGTTGGATGGAGAATATGGCGAGTGGTGCGAGGAGCTCTACAATGTTCTATGGGAATATAGGACCACCCGCTGGGGCGCAACAGGCTTATCACCCTTCATGCTAACATATGGGACCGAAGCTATCCTCCCAACTGAGGAAATGATACCTACTACAAGGACTAAGGCGTGGAGAAGGAACATCTCGACATACCTCATTTTGGCTAAGCTGGATGATTTAGAAGAAACTAGAGAAATGGCCCTACAAAAAATGGAGAACTACCAAAGGAGGTTACAACGTGAATACAACAAATGGGTTCGACCGAGAGAATTTCAACTTGGAAAATTGGTATTGAAGGAGCTACCAGTTATGAACGAGATAAGAAGGGTGGGAAGTTGGCGGCAAGATGGGGCGGACCCTACACTATAG